A window from Staphylococcus succinus encodes these proteins:
- a CDS encoding N-acetylglucosaminidase, which produces MTKHKKGSILSIIGLLVILGVAAVIVFSMISDQIFFKDVDEQEKVENLKVSLDKASKKQIDNYTSQQVSSKDNKTWRDASSTEIKQAMNSKAFIDSDTQKYQFLELDKYQGIDQNRIKRMLIDNPTLLKHTDDFIQAAKEKHVNEVYLISHALLETGSAKSELASGVEIDGKKYYNFFGVGALDEDPINTGAEYAKKHGWDTPEKAISGGANFIHEHFLSHKDQNTLYSMRWNPKNPGEHQYATDIKWAESNASLMADFYKNMKTEGKYFKYFVYKDDEKHK; this is translated from the coding sequence ATGACGAAGCATAAAAAAGGCTCAATATTATCAATTATTGGTTTATTGGTAATTTTAGGTGTAGCTGCGGTCATTGTTTTTTCAATGATTTCAGATCAAATATTCTTTAAAGATGTTGACGAACAAGAAAAAGTAGAAAATCTTAAAGTAAGTTTAGACAAAGCATCTAAAAAACAAATTGATAATTACACGAGTCAACAAGTTTCAAGTAAAGATAATAAAACCTGGAGAGATGCGTCATCTACTGAAATTAAACAAGCGATGAACAGTAAAGCATTTATCGACAGTGATACTCAAAAATATCAATTTTTAGAATTAGATAAATATCAAGGGATTGATCAAAACAGAATAAAACGTATGTTAATAGATAATCCAACATTGTTGAAACATACAGATGATTTTATACAGGCAGCTAAAGAAAAACACGTTAATGAAGTATATTTAATTTCACATGCGTTACTTGAAACGGGTTCAGCAAAAAGTGAACTGGCAAGTGGTGTAGAAATTGATGGGAAAAAATATTATAACTTCTTTGGTGTAGGTGCTTTAGATGAAGACCCAATCAATACCGGTGCAGAATACGCTAAAAAGCATGGTTGGGATACACCTGAAAAAGCAATTAGCGGTGGCGCTAACTTTATTCATGAACATTTCTTATCGCATAAAGATCAAAATACACTTTATAGTATGAGGTGGAATCCTAAGAATCCTGGGGAACATCAATATGCTACCGATATCAAATGGGCAGAAAGTAATGCTAGCTTAATGGCTGATTTCTACAAAAACATGAAAACAGAAGGTAAGTATTTTAAGTATTTTGTATATAAAGATGATGAAAAACATAAATAA
- the ribE gene encoding 6,7-dimethyl-8-ribityllumazine synthase: MNFEGKLIGSDLKVAVVVSRFNDFITNRLLDGAKDTLVRHEVPEGNIDVAYVPGAFEIPLVAKKLAQKNEYDAVITLGCVIRGATTHYDYVCNEVAKGISKANDVTDTPVIFGILTTESIEQAVERAGTKAGNKGSEAAVSAIEMANLLREI, from the coding sequence ATGAATTTTGAAGGTAAATTAATAGGTTCAGATTTAAAAGTTGCAGTTGTAGTAAGTAGGTTTAATGATTTTATTACAAATCGTTTATTAGATGGAGCTAAGGATACGTTAGTGCGTCACGAAGTACCTGAAGGCAATATTGATGTTGCATATGTACCAGGCGCATTTGAAATTCCTTTAGTAGCAAAAAAATTAGCTCAAAAAAATGAATATGATGCAGTTATCACATTAGGCTGTGTTATAAGAGGGGCTACAACTCATTATGACTATGTATGTAATGAAGTGGCTAAAGGTATCTCTAAAGCCAACGATGTTACGGATACACCAGTAATATTTGGTATATTAACTACTGAAAGTATTGAACAAGCTGTTGAACGCGCCGGTACTAAAGCTGGAAATAAAGGATCAGAAGCAGCAGTAAGTGCAATAGAAATGGCTAACTTATTAAGAGAGATTTAA
- a CDS encoding competence protein ComK yields the protein MTPIAKLLYFKSVIGPENLTISQFTTHQFTYPSTINNTLHYFLETHQKSYTLQIKQARQILKIRKFVPIYVKKDIILFPLKTQRAPIQYYINAHMITGLKSQGPQTIIFFENGFHITIDSSYMFIYKKWQESLTLSRLLQ from the coding sequence ATGACCCCTATTGCAAAATTATTATATTTCAAATCAGTCATTGGTCCAGAGAATCTTACTATTAGCCAGTTTACAACGCATCAATTTACCTACCCCTCAACTATAAATAACACTTTACACTATTTTTTAGAAACTCATCAAAAATCCTATACATTACAAATAAAACAAGCTAGACAAATATTGAAAATACGTAAGTTTGTACCTATCTATGTCAAAAAGGATATTATTTTATTTCCACTAAAAACACAACGTGCACCTATACAATACTATATTAACGCTCATATGATTACTGGGTTAAAATCTCAAGGTCCACAAACAATCATATTCTTTGAAAATGGATTTCATATCACAATTGATTCTAGTTATATGTTTATATATAAAAAATGGCAAGAAAGTTTGACCCTTTCCCGCCTTTTACAATAG
- a CDS encoding osmoprotectant ABC transporter substrate-binding protein: MRFLKRNLFLLIISTVLLAGCDLPGLGGGQSQKSVKISALATSESQIMAYMLKELIEHDTKGKITGSIINNLGSATIQHNALLNGDADISSTRYTGTDLSGVLEQKPITNSKKAMQITQKGFTQKFDQTFFNSYGFENTFAFMVTKETAKKYDLHTVSDLEKIKNQVNVGTDTTWIKRGGDGYAPFKSHYGFGFNSLKPMQIGLVYDALKNKKLDVALGYTTDGRISAYDLVVLKDDKNFFPPYDASAVAPNKLLKKHPEVRKSIEKLDNKIGTKEMQKLNYEADGEGKEPAVVANDFLKQHDYFDHE; the protein is encoded by the coding sequence ATGAGATTTCTAAAACGTAATTTATTTTTACTAATTATAAGCACGGTATTATTAGCAGGCTGCGATTTGCCAGGCCTAGGTGGAGGTCAGTCGCAGAAATCGGTTAAAATATCTGCGTTAGCTACAAGCGAATCTCAAATTATGGCTTATATGTTAAAAGAACTCATTGAACATGACACCAAGGGAAAGATAACGGGTTCTATCATTAATAACTTGGGTTCCGCAACCATACAACATAACGCCTTACTAAATGGTGATGCTGATATCTCGAGCACACGTTATACCGGGACGGATTTATCAGGAGTGCTTGAACAAAAACCTATTACTAATTCTAAAAAAGCTATGCAAATAACCCAAAAAGGTTTCACACAAAAATTTGATCAAACATTTTTTAATTCATATGGGTTTGAGAATACATTTGCTTTTATGGTGACTAAAGAAACTGCTAAAAAATATGACTTACATACAGTATCAGATTTAGAAAAAATCAAAAATCAAGTTAATGTAGGTACTGATACTACATGGATTAAAAGAGGGGGCGATGGGTATGCCCCTTTTAAATCACATTATGGTTTCGGTTTTAATTCGTTAAAACCTATGCAAATTGGTTTAGTATACGATGCATTAAAAAACAAAAAACTAGATGTAGCTTTGGGTTATACTACTGACGGTAGAATTTCGGCTTATGATTTAGTAGTACTCAAAGATGATAAAAACTTCTTCCCACCTTATGACGCTAGCGCAGTGGCACCAAACAAATTGTTAAAAAAACATCCTGAAGTAAGAAAATCTATAGAAAAGTTAGATAATAAAATTGGTACAAAAGAAATGCAAAAGTTAAATTACGAAGCTGATGGCGAAGGAAAAGAACCTGCAGTAGTGGCTAACGACTTCTTAAAGCAACACGATTACTTTGATCATGAATAA
- a CDS encoding FAD/NAD(P)-binding protein: MRVAIIGMGTAGVSLLKELVKYDEFSSIQVDVYDNPKNMGQGVPFQNDSDQLLINLPAAQMSLNLDNKREFYEWYEQQSEFKFSNPEYLPRFIFGHYMKDYVEKYNQVYDNIHVIKKEVSEIFIESDIGQTDVNYYVCTSKAMADCNLYDVVFVTIGTLSYHDPYQLKGTEGYIPTPYPTYNTLDEVEDTDRIAIIGTGLASLDVIRYVTTHHPQLPITVASRKGNLPSVRGKMPDVEFKYLTPEHFNKLKSENFGNVPLDAALDLFLKDCKRYDIPIRALIHRKVNDPIKDLTYDLEHPEELGKFQSMLELAKENLNWIWNSFSREDQKRFLKDYQAILKENSNPMPPRTAKLIIDHLQNGIIEIQSGLEDVYHEEKQFCFKYSNRAADVEKFDIVINATGSKTQLSDLDSDDQLVLNMENRQVVQAHPLGGIQIVPETNQIISPRYGTLKRMYALGQLTNGINQSRNGVTMIVKQAVTIINQLLNPK, from the coding sequence ATGCGAGTAGCGATTATTGGAATGGGTACGGCAGGTGTTAGTTTATTAAAAGAACTAGTGAAATATGATGAATTTTCAAGTATACAAGTAGATGTATATGATAATCCTAAAAATATGGGGCAAGGCGTACCGTTTCAAAATGACAGTGATCAACTCTTAATTAATTTACCAGCAGCTCAGATGTCATTGAATTTAGATAATAAGCGTGAGTTTTATGAATGGTATGAGCAGCAGTCGGAATTCAAGTTTTCTAATCCCGAATATTTACCGCGATTCATTTTTGGACACTACATGAAGGATTACGTGGAAAAGTATAATCAAGTTTACGATAATATTCATGTAATTAAAAAAGAAGTATCTGAAATATTTATTGAATCTGATATAGGACAAACAGATGTTAATTATTATGTTTGTACGTCAAAAGCGATGGCCGATTGTAATTTATACGACGTCGTTTTTGTAACTATTGGAACATTATCTTATCATGATCCTTATCAACTCAAAGGAACAGAAGGGTATATACCAACACCATATCCAACTTATAATACTTTAGATGAAGTGGAAGATACAGACCGTATTGCTATTATAGGAACAGGTTTAGCTAGCTTAGATGTTATACGCTATGTGACAACACATCATCCTCAATTACCTATTACAGTGGCAAGTCGTAAAGGTAATTTACCCAGTGTAAGGGGAAAAATGCCTGATGTTGAATTTAAGTATTTAACACCTGAGCATTTTAATAAACTTAAAAGCGAAAACTTTGGTAATGTGCCATTAGATGCAGCTTTAGATTTGTTTCTGAAGGACTGTAAACGTTATGACATTCCCATAAGAGCATTAATACACCGAAAAGTGAACGATCCTATAAAAGATTTGACATATGATTTAGAACATCCAGAAGAGTTGGGTAAGTTTCAAAGTATGTTAGAATTAGCGAAAGAAAATTTGAATTGGATATGGAACAGTTTTAGTCGTGAAGATCAAAAGAGGTTTTTGAAGGATTATCAAGCGATATTGAAAGAGAATTCTAATCCTATGCCTCCACGAACGGCGAAGTTAATTATAGATCATTTGCAAAATGGAATTATTGAAATACAAAGTGGTTTAGAAGATGTATATCATGAGGAAAAGCAATTTTGTTTTAAATATAGTAATCGAGCGGCTGATGTAGAAAAATTTGATATTGTCATTAACGCTACAGGTTCTAAAACTCAACTTTCAGACCTTGATAGTGATGACCAACTCGTTTTAAATATGGAAAACAGACAAGTTGTTCAAGCGCATCCACTTGGCGGTATTCAAATTGTGCCTGAGACAAATCAAATTATAAGTCCAAGGTATGGAACGCTAAAACGTATGTATGCCTTAGGACAATTGACTAATGGCATCAATCAATCACGAAATGGCGTAACTATGATAGTTAAGCAAGCTGTGACTATCATTAACCAATTGTTAAATCCTAAATAA
- the ribD gene encoding bifunctional diaminohydroxyphosphoribosylaminopyrimidine deaminase/5-amino-6-(5-phosphoribosylamino)uracil reductase RibD, with protein sequence MSQYLNYAIQLAKMVDGQTGVNPPVGSVVVNNGRIVGMGAHLEKGDKHAEVQALDMAQDKAKGGTIYISLEPCTHYGSTPPCVNKIIEHGIQKVIYAVKDTTLPSEGDEILKRAGIEVEFRQNSEAEALYKDFFIAKSNEVPNVTVKVSCSLDGKQATDQGQSKWITNKAVKQDVFQLRHTHDAVLTGRGTLDSDNPQYTTRIEEGKNPIRIVLSKSGQINFELDMFKNPNESIWIYTENETLKTNIEQVEVITLESCSINKILKDLYKKGIGRLLVEAGPTITSEFLQSDFTNELVLYYAPKIIGGSGNYQFFQTENVFDLSEAPQFEIINSQMIEQNIKLELRKK encoded by the coding sequence GTGAGTCAATATTTAAATTATGCTATTCAATTAGCTAAAATGGTTGATGGTCAAACAGGTGTGAATCCTCCGGTAGGCTCTGTAGTAGTTAACAATGGGCGTATTGTCGGTATGGGTGCACATTTGGAAAAAGGCGATAAACATGCAGAGGTACAAGCTTTAGACATGGCTCAGGATAAAGCAAAGGGTGGCACAATTTATATTTCATTAGAACCATGTACACATTATGGATCGACACCACCTTGTGTGAATAAAATTATTGAGCATGGCATTCAAAAAGTAATCTATGCCGTAAAAGATACAACATTACCTTCAGAAGGTGATGAAATATTGAAGCGTGCTGGGATAGAAGTTGAATTTCGTCAAAATAGCGAAGCCGAAGCATTATATAAAGACTTTTTTATAGCGAAGAGTAATGAGGTTCCTAATGTAACTGTGAAAGTATCATGTAGTTTAGATGGCAAACAAGCGACTGATCAAGGTCAAAGTAAATGGATTACTAATAAAGCTGTAAAGCAAGATGTATTTCAATTACGGCATACACATGATGCTGTGTTAACAGGTAGAGGAACACTTGATTCAGATAATCCTCAATATACGACACGTATTGAAGAGGGAAAAAATCCTATAAGAATCGTCTTATCAAAGTCTGGCCAAATTAACTTCGAATTAGATATGTTTAAAAATCCTAATGAATCTATATGGATTTATACTGAAAATGAAACTTTAAAAACTAATATTGAACAAGTTGAAGTGATTACACTAGAATCATGTTCAATCAATAAAATTTTAAAAGATTTATATAAAAAAGGAATTGGAAGATTGTTGGTAGAAGCTGGTCCAACTATAACTTCTGAATTTCTACAATCAGATTTTACGAATGAACTTGTCTTATATTATGCCCCGAAAATTATAGGTGGTTCTGGAAATTATCAATTCTTTCAAACTGAAAATGTTTTTGATTTATCAGAAGCACCTCAATTTGAAATTATAAATTCCCAAATGATTGAGCAAAATATCAAATTAGAGTTGCGAAAGAAGTGA
- a CDS encoding bifunctional 3,4-dihydroxy-2-butanone-4-phosphate synthase/GTP cyclohydrolase II produces MKLDSIDTALKALKNGDSIIVVDDENRENEGDLVAVTEWMKDNTVNFMATYGRGLICAPISHSIAEKLDLNPMVNHNSDVYGTQFTVSVDHVNTTTGISAVERTMTARALIDDHATSNDFNKPGHLFPLIAQNNGVLSRLGHTEASVDLATLSGAKPAALICEIMNEDGSMAKGEELERFKEEHQLVMISIEDLVKYRQASSSNLEAKAKVKMPTEYGEFDMYGFTTANSNEELVAIVSGEIKETTNVRIHSACLTGDIFHSQRCDCGEQLAASMKYINEHGGVILYLPQEGRGIGLINKLKAYELIEQGYDTVTANIALGFEEDLRDYKEAAQILKYFGIEKVNLLSNNPKKFESLEIYGIDIAKRIELVVPTNKHNQGYMDTKKVKMGHLI; encoded by the coding sequence ATGAAATTAGATAGTATAGATACTGCACTTAAAGCACTTAAAAATGGCGATAGTATCATCGTTGTAGATGATGAAAATAGAGAAAATGAAGGCGACTTAGTTGCTGTAACTGAATGGATGAAAGATAATACAGTTAATTTTATGGCTACTTATGGTAGAGGATTAATATGTGCGCCTATAAGTCATAGCATAGCTGAAAAATTAGATCTTAATCCAATGGTAAATCATAATTCTGATGTATACGGTACACAGTTTACAGTTAGTGTGGATCATGTTAATACAACGACAGGAATTAGCGCGGTAGAAAGAACGATGACAGCAAGAGCGTTAATAGACGATCATGCCACATCTAACGATTTTAATAAACCAGGCCATCTATTTCCTTTAATTGCACAAAATAATGGTGTTTTATCAAGACTTGGGCATACTGAGGCCTCAGTTGATTTAGCAACATTGAGTGGGGCTAAACCAGCAGCATTAATATGTGAGATAATGAACGAAGATGGGTCAATGGCTAAAGGTGAAGAGTTAGAAAGATTTAAAGAAGAACATCAACTTGTGATGATTTCAATTGAAGATTTAGTCAAATATAGACAGGCTTCTTCATCCAACTTAGAAGCAAAAGCCAAAGTTAAAATGCCTACTGAGTATGGAGAATTTGATATGTATGGTTTCACAACGGCAAACAGTAACGAAGAACTTGTTGCAATTGTGAGTGGTGAGATTAAAGAAACGACAAATGTGCGTATTCATTCAGCATGTCTGACTGGCGATATCTTCCATAGCCAAAGATGTGATTGTGGTGAGCAATTAGCGGCCTCTATGAAATATATAAATGAACATGGTGGCGTTATTTTATACTTGCCACAAGAAGGTCGTGGCATAGGCTTAATTAATAAATTAAAAGCTTATGAGCTTATTGAACAAGGTTACGATACAGTAACAGCGAATATTGCTTTAGGTTTTGAAGAAGATTTAAGAGATTATAAAGAAGCTGCACAAATTCTAAAATATTTCGGTATTGAAAAAGTGAATTTGTTAAGTAATAATCCTAAGAAATTTGAAAGCTTAGAAATATATGGCATAGATATTGCGAAAAGAATTGAACTCGTGGTGCCAACAAACAAACACAATCAAGGTTATATGGATACAAAAAAAGTTAAAATGGGTCATTTAATATAG
- the ribE gene encoding riboflavin synthase encodes MFTGIVEEIGTIKKVTTQQSVVNLTIDCQTILADMHIGDSISVNGACLTVVDFDNRSFSVQVIKGTENKTYLNQLKQSAEVNLERAMSGQGRFGGHFVLGHVDEVAKVTRIQSSNNSKIVTIKPSTDLIKQMVQQGSITVDGVSLTIFQLKDAEFDIHLIPETRRSTILNLKRIGDPVHIETDMLFKYVEKIVSNNDVGLTSDKLKAFGF; translated from the coding sequence ATGTTTACCGGTATTGTTGAAGAAATAGGGACTATAAAAAAAGTGACCACACAACAATCTGTGGTTAACTTAACGATTGATTGCCAAACGATATTAGCAGATATGCATATTGGTGACTCGATAAGTGTTAACGGTGCATGTTTAACGGTTGTTGATTTTGATAATCGTTCGTTTTCAGTTCAAGTAATTAAGGGAACTGAAAACAAGACATATCTCAATCAGTTGAAACAATCTGCAGAAGTAAATTTAGAGAGAGCGATGAGTGGACAAGGTCGATTTGGCGGCCATTTTGTTTTAGGACATGTTGATGAAGTTGCCAAAGTGACACGCATACAATCATCTAATAATTCTAAAATTGTAACTATTAAACCATCTACGGATTTAATTAAACAAATGGTCCAACAAGGATCTATAACAGTTGATGGTGTAAGTTTAACGATTTTTCAATTGAAAGATGCTGAATTTGATATTCATCTTATTCCGGAAACACGTAGATCCACTATTTTAAATCTAAAACGTATAGGTGATCCTGTGCATATTGAGACGGATATGTTGTTTAAATATGTAGAGAAAATAGTCAGCAATAATGATGTGGGATTAACTTCAGATAAACTTAAAGCGTTTGGATTTTAG
- a CDS encoding pentapeptide repeat-containing protein has product MILQQPKLATTLKNQTLLDVFDEDEDLIESAEIHDSSLSNQVLERFAVYASRIKDCDFSNSDLGRVDFTDVIFENCDFSNANMDHGSIHRAIFKNCRLTGTRFNYMRFGNVLFDEVKADFISVTNSKITNFKTQKSSLENAELFSSKLKQVVFDKTNLEHLSVYQTALKDCDLSQSYFESFVVNQEDLFGCIVSRDQAVQFATLMGLVVKD; this is encoded by the coding sequence ATGATATTACAACAACCTAAGCTTGCCACAACGTTAAAAAACCAAACACTTCTAGATGTTTTTGATGAAGATGAAGATTTAATTGAATCGGCCGAAATTCATGACTCCAGTCTAAGTAATCAAGTGTTAGAAAGGTTTGCGGTCTATGCTTCTCGTATTAAGGATTGTGACTTTTCTAATTCAGATTTAGGTCGTGTTGATTTTACAGATGTTATTTTTGAGAATTGTGATTTTTCTAATGCGAATATGGATCATGGATCTATTCATCGTGCGATATTTAAAAATTGTCGTTTGACAGGAACTCGGTTTAATTACATGCGTTTTGGAAACGTATTATTTGATGAAGTGAAAGCAGATTTTATAAGTGTTACTAATTCAAAAATAACTAACTTTAAAACGCAAAAAAGTAGTTTAGAAAATGCAGAACTCTTTAGTTCAAAGCTAAAGCAAGTTGTATTTGACAAAACAAATTTAGAACATTTATCCGTCTATCAAACCGCGTTAAAAGATTGTGATTTAAGCCAATCATATTTTGAGTCATTTGTAGTTAATCAAGAGGATTTATTTGGCTGTATCGTTTCTAGAGATCAAGCAGTACAATTTGCTACACTCATGGGTCTTGTCGTCAAAGATTAA
- a CDS encoding transaldolase: MAKLNVEVFADGADIEEMKAAYKNKQVDGFTTNPSLMAKAGVTDYKAFAEEAVREIPDASISFEVFADDLETMEKEAEILKQYGENVFVKIPVVNTKGESTISLIKKLSADNVRLNVTAVYTIEQVKEITEAVTEGVPTYVSVFAGRIADTGVNPIPLMKEAAEVTHSKDGVKLLWASCREVINVIEADEVGADIITCPADVVKKVNTNLGRDINELSVDTVQGFAKDIQSSGLSIL, from the coding sequence ATGGCAAAGTTAAATGTTGAAGTGTTTGCAGATGGTGCAGATATCGAAGAAATGAAAGCGGCTTATAAAAATAAACAAGTAGATGGTTTTACTACAAATCCTAGTTTAATGGCAAAAGCAGGCGTTACGGATTATAAAGCTTTCGCTGAAGAAGCTGTTCGTGAAATTCCAGATGCATCTATCTCATTTGAAGTATTCGCAGATGATTTAGAAACAATGGAAAAAGAAGCTGAAATTTTAAAACAATATGGTGAAAATGTATTTGTGAAAATTCCAGTTGTAAACACAAAAGGTGAATCAACTATTTCTTTAATTAAAAAATTATCAGCAGATAATGTACGTTTAAACGTAACTGCTGTTTATACAATAGAGCAAGTTAAAGAAATTACTGAAGCTGTAACTGAAGGTGTACCAACATATGTATCAGTGTTCGCTGGTCGTATTGCTGACACTGGTGTTAATCCAATTCCATTAATGAAAGAAGCAGCAGAAGTAACGCATAGCAAAGACGGTGTGAAATTACTTTGGGCAAGCTGTCGTGAAGTAATTAATGTTATCGAAGCGGATGAAGTTGGAGCTGACATTATTACTTGTCCTGCTGACGTTGTTAAAAAAGTAAATACAAATCTGGGTCGCGATATTAACGAGTTATCAGTTGATACAGTTCAAGGATTTGCAAAAGATATCCAAAGTTCAGGATTATCAATTTTATAA
- a CDS encoding proline dehydrogenase family protein: MPIVKNFFIGLSNNSLLNNTAKEIGPMLGANKVVAGNTIPALVDTIERLNNKGITVTVDCLGEFVVTEGEAIRAKDQILEVMYAIYNHNLDGHISVKLSQLGSEFDIDLAYRNLREILLKANEFNNMHINIDTEKYNSLFDITQVLDRLKGEFKNVGTVIQAYLYKADALVDKYPELRLRMVKGAYKEADTIAFQTKEEIDENYIRLIEKRLLSAKNVTSIATHDDRVITHIKQFIKDNKIERDRYEFQMLYGFRSDLAETIAKEGNNFCIYVPYGDDWFSYFMRRLAERPQNLNLMFKEIMKPKVLKKAGFVTLGITAIGATIALVSRLFKK; this comes from the coding sequence ATGCCAATTGTGAAAAACTTTTTTATAGGATTATCTAATAATTCATTACTAAACAATACTGCTAAGGAAATAGGACCTATGTTAGGTGCTAATAAGGTCGTTGCAGGAAATACGATCCCCGCCTTAGTAGACACAATTGAACGTTTAAACAACAAAGGAATTACAGTTACCGTAGATTGCCTTGGGGAATTTGTTGTAACTGAAGGAGAGGCGATAAGAGCAAAAGATCAAATATTAGAAGTCATGTATGCTATCTATAACCATAACTTAGATGGACATATATCAGTTAAACTGAGTCAACTCGGTTCTGAATTTGATATCGATCTTGCTTATCGTAATTTACGTGAAATATTATTGAAAGCAAATGAGTTCAATAATATGCATATTAATATTGATACCGAGAAATACAATAGTTTATTTGACATTACACAGGTATTAGATCGCTTAAAAGGCGAATTTAAAAATGTAGGTACCGTTATACAAGCTTATTTATATAAAGCAGATGCGCTTGTAGACAAATACCCCGAGTTAAGATTACGCATGGTTAAAGGTGCTTATAAAGAAGCAGATACGATTGCATTTCAAACTAAAGAAGAAATAGACGAAAACTACATACGTCTAATTGAAAAAAGATTATTAAGTGCCAAAAACGTAACATCTATTGCTACGCATGATGACAGAGTCATCACGCATATCAAACAATTTATTAAAGATAATAAAATTGAACGAGATAGATATGAGTTCCAAATGTTATATGGTTTCCGCTCTGATTTAGCAGAAACGATTGCAAAAGAGGGTAATAACTTCTGCATTTATGTACCTTATGGTGACGATTGGTTCAGTTATTTTATGAGAAGATTAGCAGAGAGACCTCAGAATTTAAATCTTATGTTCAAAGAAATTATGAAGCCTAAAGTACTCAAAAAAGCCGGTTTTGTCACTTTAGGTATCACAGCAATCGGTGCGACAATTGCATTAGTAAGCCGTTTATTTAAAAAATAA
- a CDS encoding sigma-70 family RNA polymerase sigma factor produces MLFEKCYKKHKHIIPYLLKKYNIKYNKDEFAQLLLIRMWELFYDYNPTKSMAMSTFLYRRLNFYLIDLLRKIPQAQHLTFEEHEHQVYFNFQDYENRLIQQNFYSSLTSNEKQWLTLKVEGYKQHEIADILHCSLSTIKNYQKRVRSKFNAYYHNY; encoded by the coding sequence ATGCTTTTTGAAAAATGCTACAAAAAACATAAACACATTATTCCTTATCTGTTAAAAAAATACAATATTAAGTATAATAAGGATGAATTCGCTCAACTCTTATTGATACGAATGTGGGAACTATTTTACGATTATAACCCTACAAAATCAATGGCAATGTCTACTTTTCTATATCGTAGATTGAATTTTTACTTGATTGACCTTTTAAGAAAAATACCACAAGCCCAACATTTGACATTCGAAGAACACGAGCACCAAGTGTACTTTAATTTTCAAGATTATGAAAATCGGTTAATTCAACAAAATTTCTATTCCTCACTAACATCAAATGAAAAACAATGGTTAACTTTAAAAGTTGAAGGTTATAAACAACATGAAATAGCCGACATACTTCACTGCTCTCTTTCCACTATAAAAAATTATCAGAAACGTGTCAGATCAAAATTTAATGCATATTATCATAACTACTGA